A genomic region of Christiangramia sp. OXR-203 contains the following coding sequences:
- the trxB gene encoding thioredoxin-disulfide reductase, producing the protein MSDTIERIKCLIIGSGPAGYTAAIYAARADMKPVMYTGMEPGGQLTTTTEVDNFPGYPEGIDGPKMMMDLQQQAERFGTKVRIGMITEVDFSKEVGGIHRALVDNKTWIEAESVIISTGATAKYLGLPSEQKLRGGGVSACAVCDGFFYKGQDVAIVGGGDTAAEEATYLSNICNKVTMLVRKDYMKASKAMQHRVETTKNIDLRYNTEVDEILGEQVVEGLRMVNNQTGEKEEIDITGFFVAIGHKPNTDIFKGWLDMDETGYVITESKTTRTNIPGVFASGDVQDKVYRQAITAAGTGCMAALDAERYLAEIETEEDIQKPQTRPETV; encoded by the coding sequence ATGAGTGATACTATCGAAAGAATAAAATGCCTGATCATAGGTTCAGGTCCTGCGGGTTATACAGCAGCGATCTATGCCGCAAGGGCAGATATGAAACCAGTTATGTATACCGGGATGGAACCAGGCGGACAGTTAACTACCACTACGGAAGTTGATAATTTTCCAGGTTATCCTGAAGGTATCGATGGTCCAAAAATGATGATGGATCTGCAACAGCAGGCTGAGCGTTTTGGAACGAAGGTGAGAATTGGAATGATCACTGAAGTTGATTTTTCAAAAGAAGTAGGAGGGATCCACAGAGCTCTTGTAGACAACAAGACCTGGATCGAGGCTGAAAGTGTGATCATATCTACCGGGGCAACTGCCAAGTATTTAGGTTTGCCTAGTGAACAAAAATTAAGAGGTGGAGGAGTATCTGCATGTGCAGTATGTGACGGGTTCTTCTATAAAGGCCAGGATGTAGCTATCGTAGGTGGAGGTGATACCGCTGCAGAAGAAGCTACTTACTTATCGAATATCTGTAATAAAGTGACCATGCTGGTTCGTAAGGACTATATGAAAGCTTCTAAAGCAATGCAGCACCGTGTGGAAACTACCAAGAACATTGATCTTCGTTACAATACAGAAGTTGATGAGATTCTTGGAGAGCAGGTAGTAGAAGGACTTAGAATGGTGAATAATCAAACTGGAGAGAAGGAAGAAATTGACATTACTGGATTCTTTGTTGCTATTGGACATAAACCAAATACCGATATTTTCAAAGGTTGGTTAGATATGGATGAAACCGGTTACGTGATAACCGAGAGTAAGACTACCAGAACTAATATCCCAGGTGTTTTCGCTTCTGGTGATGTTCAGGATAAGGTTTACAGACAGGCGATCACCGCAGCTGGAACAGGTTGTATGGCAGCATTGGATGCAGAAAGATATCTTGCTGAGATCGAAACTGAAGAAGATATTCAAAAGCCACAAACTAGACCTGAAACAGTTTAA
- a CDS encoding trimeric intracellular cation channel family protein, whose amino-acid sequence MEISLFSILDILGTIAFAISGALSAMNRRLDLFGIFIIAFVTAIGGGTVRDILIGDTPVTWMENIMYIYLIGIVTILAIVFRNKLDYLKKSLFLFDTIGLGVFTITGVETGIQNDLDPIISVALGAMTGTFGGVIRDILCNEIPVIFRKEIYATACLIGALAYVTLYDLGMNADFIYLATALTVISIRLVVVKYKITLPSFYPTSPGSSRIR is encoded by the coding sequence ATGGAAATAAGTTTGTTTAGCATCCTGGATATCCTTGGTACCATCGCATTCGCGATTTCCGGTGCTTTATCTGCCATGAACCGTAGACTTGATCTCTTCGGAATCTTTATTATTGCCTTCGTTACAGCGATTGGCGGTGGAACTGTGCGGGATATTCTCATTGGTGATACACCAGTTACCTGGATGGAAAACATTATGTACATATACCTCATTGGTATTGTAACCATACTGGCGATCGTCTTTAGAAATAAGCTGGATTATTTGAAGAAATCACTTTTCCTGTTTGATACTATAGGACTGGGTGTTTTTACCATTACCGGTGTTGAAACCGGAATACAAAACGACCTCGACCCCATAATATCTGTAGCCCTTGGTGCTATGACCGGAACTTTTGGTGGTGTCATTCGTGATATTCTTTGTAATGAGATCCCGGTGATCTTTAGAAAAGAGATCTACGCAACCGCCTGCCTCATTGGAGCACTTGCTTATGTAACGCTATATGACCTGGGAATGAATGCGGATTTTATTTACCTCGCGACAGCGCTTACAGTAATTAGCATAAGACTTGTTGTTGTAAAATATAAGATCACACTTCCCTCCTTCTACCCTACTTCTCCCGGAAGTTCCAGAATAAGATAA